A region of Geminocystis sp. M7585_C2015_104 DNA encodes the following proteins:
- a CDS encoding DNA polymerase III subunit alpha, giving the protein MSFVPLHLHTEYSLLDGASQIPALIKRAAELQLPAIAITDHGVMYGAIQLIKHCLEKGIKPIIGNEMYVINGDITTRHKRIKKYHQVVLAKDKQGYRNLVKLTTISHLQGYQGSGIFARPCINKDLLKKYKEGLIVTSACLGGEIPQNILAGNYKKAREIAKWYRDVFADDFYLEIQDHGYREDRIVNVELVKIGKELDIKIIATNDSHYVSCYDVEAHDALLCIQTNKRIDEENRLRYSGTEYLKSAEEMRLLFRDHLDSDVVEQAIKNTLEIAEKVKPYDLLGEFRLPKFEVPPGHTPATYLHEIAWEGLLKRLKCVQRGEVPKEYRERLEYELKMIEKMGFSTYFLVVWDYIKFARDNNIPVGPGRGSAAGSLVAYSLGITNIDPVYHGLLFERFLNPERKSMPDIDTDFCFEKRQQVVKYVTEKYGEANVAQIITFNRMTSRAVLKDVARVMGIPYAEADNMSKLIPVSRGKPTRLEVMISDETPSPEFKEKYENDPLVKRWIDMAIRLEGTNKTVGVHAAGVVISSQPLDEIVPLQRNEEGAITTQYSMEDLESLGLLKMDFLGLKNLTNIHKTAELIKQNQNLEINVEELPLGERKALEIISRGNSKKLPEDVAKTHKLLESGDLEGIFQLESEGMKQIVKDLKPSGIEDISSILALYRPGPLDAGLIPLFINRKHGREPITYEHPLLEPILKETYGVLVYQEQIMKMAQDLAGYTLGEADLLRRAMGKKKPEEMKKHREKFIDGAVKNGVPEDIAEKLFEQMLNFAEYCLSYDTEILTVEYGALPIGKIVEENIKCHVYTVDENGFVYTQPIAQWHHRGLQEVFEYELEDGRIVRATPDHKIMTKDGRMLPIDEVFSKGLELFECPFQIPTGNMKS; this is encoded by the coding sequence ATGTCTTTTGTGCCTCTACATCTTCATACTGAGTATAGTCTACTAGATGGCGCCTCTCAGATTCCGGCTTTGATAAAACGCGCGGCGGAGTTACAACTGCCTGCCATTGCCATTACTGATCATGGTGTGATGTATGGTGCAATACAATTAATTAAACATTGCCTGGAGAAAGGAATCAAACCCATTATCGGCAATGAGATGTATGTCATCAACGGCGATATTACCACCCGCCACAAGCGAATCAAAAAATACCACCAGGTGGTTTTAGCAAAAGATAAGCAAGGTTATCGCAATCTAGTCAAACTCACCACCATTTCCCATCTTCAAGGATACCAAGGCAGTGGCATTTTTGCCCGTCCTTGTATTAATAAAGATTTACTTAAAAAATACAAAGAGGGATTAATTGTCACTAGTGCCTGTTTAGGGGGAGAAATTCCCCAAAATATTCTAGCAGGAAACTATAAAAAAGCCAGAGAGATTGCTAAGTGGTACAGAGATGTTTTTGCCGATGATTTTTATTTAGAAATACAGGATCATGGCTATAGGGAGGACAGAATTGTCAATGTGGAGTTGGTAAAAATAGGAAAAGAATTAGACATTAAGATTATTGCCACTAATGATTCCCACTATGTTTCCTGTTATGATGTAGAAGCTCATGATGCCCTTTTATGTATTCAAACCAATAAGAGAATAGATGAGGAAAATAGACTTAGATACTCTGGCACAGAATACCTTAAATCCGCGGAAGAGATGCGGCTTTTATTCAGAGATCATCTGGATAGCGATGTAGTTGAACAGGCTATCAAAAACACCTTGGAAATAGCAGAAAAAGTCAAACCCTATGACCTTCTAGGAGAATTCCGACTGCCTAAATTTGAAGTTCCACCTGGACACACTCCAGCCACCTATTTACACGAAATTGCTTGGGAAGGATTGTTAAAAAGACTAAAATGTGTCCAACGCGGTGAAGTGCCAAAAGAGTACCGAGAAAGGCTAGAATATGAGCTAAAAATGATTGAGAAGATGGGATTTTCCACCTACTTTTTAGTAGTTTGGGACTATATAAAATTTGCTAGAGATAATAATATTCCAGTGGGACCGGGAAGAGGCTCAGCCGCAGGCTCACTAGTGGCATATTCTCTAGGAATTACTAACATTGACCCTGTTTATCATGGCCTATTATTTGAACGATTTTTAAATCCCGAGCGGAAATCTATGCCTGATATTGACACAGATTTCTGTTTTGAAAAAAGACAACAGGTTGTTAAATATGTCACCGAAAAATATGGGGAAGCTAATGTGGCCCAAATTATAACTTTTAACCGTATGACTTCAAGGGCAGTGTTAAAAGATGTAGCCAGGGTGATGGGAATACCCTATGCAGAGGCAGATAATATGAGTAAATTAATCCCAGTATCCAGGGGAAAACCCACTAGATTAGAAGTGATGATTTCCGATGAAACCCCCTCCCCAGAGTTTAAGGAAAAATACGAAAATGACCCTCTAGTAAAGCGTTGGATTGACATGGCAATTAGACTAGAAGGCACTAACAAAACCGTGGGAGTTCATGCTGCCGGAGTGGTTATTTCCAGTCAGCCTTTGGACGAAATTGTGCCTCTACAACGCAACGAGGAGGGCGCTATTACTACTCAGTATTCCATGGAAGATTTAGAGTCTTTGGGATTGCTAAAAATGGACTTTCTGGGACTAAAAAATCTGACCAACATCCATAAGACTGCTGAGTTAATCAAACAAAATCAAAACCTAGAAATAAATGTAGAGGAATTGCCCCTAGGAGAAAGAAAAGCCTTAGAAATTATCTCCAGGGGTAATAGCAAAAAATTGCCGGAAGACGTGGCAAAAACCCACAAACTACTAGAGTCAGGAGACTTAGAAGGCATCTTCCAATTGGAATCGGAGGGGATGAAACAAATCGTCAAAGACTTAAAACCGTCGGGCATTGAAGATATATCCTCCATTTTAGCCCTATATCGCCCCGGACCACTGGATGCAGGCCTAATACCCCTGTTTATAAATCGCAAACATGGTAGGGAGCCTATCACATATGAGCATCCCCTACTAGAACCCATTTTAAAGGAAACCTATGGCGTTTTGGTATATCAAGAACAAATCATGAAAATGGCACAAGACTTGGCAGGTTATACCCTAGGAGAAGCCGATTTACTCCGTCGCGCCATGGGTAAGAAAAAGCCAGAAGAAATGAAGAAACACCGGGAAAAATTTATTGATGGTGCGGTCAAAAATGGGGTGCCCGAGGATATTGCTGAAAAACTATTTGAACAAATGCTAAACTTCGCCGAATATTGTCTGAGTTATGACACGGAAATTTTAACTGTAGAATATGGGGCACTTCCCATTGGCAAAATCGTCGAAGAAAATATAAAATGTCATGTATATACTGTGGACGAAAATGGCTTTGTTTACACCCAACCCATAGCCCAATGGCACCATCGCGGCTTGCAGGAAGTCTTTGAATACGAATTAGAAGACGGCAGAATAGTTAGGGCTACACCAGACCACAAAATTATGACAAAAGATGGTAGAATGTTGCCCATTGACGAAGTTTTCTCCAAAGGACTAGAACTATTTGAATGCCCCTTCCAAATTCCCACTGGGAATATGAAAAGTTAA